The following are encoded in a window of Esox lucius isolate fEsoLuc1 chromosome 14, fEsoLuc1.pri, whole genome shotgun sequence genomic DNA:
- the mrps33 gene encoding 28S ribosomal protein S33, mitochondrial, producing the protein MAGLSNYAVRMARLSARIFGDVVRPTDTKSLKVVQLFKEPPMAKKKEVFDWYPQHKVYYALTQKLRYMGLFRDEHEDFKEEMRRLRKLRGKGKPKKGEGKRATKKK; encoded by the exons ATGGCTGGTCTGTCTAACTACGCTGTGCGTATGGCGCGTCTCAGCGCACGTATCTTTGGGGATGTGGTGCGTCCTACGGACACGAAGTCCTTGAAGGTGGTCCAGCTTTTCAAGGAGCCACCCATGGCCAAGAAGAAGGAGGTGTTTGACTGGTACCCTCAGCACAAGGTCTACTACGCGTTGACGCAGAAGCTACGATACATGGGACTCTTCAG AGATGAGCACGAGGACTTCAAGGAGGAGATGCGTCGGCTCAGGAAGCTGAGAGGCAAGGGGAAACCCAAAAAGGGCGAGGGAAAAAGAGCAACCAAGAAGAAATAG